Proteins co-encoded in one Capnocytophaga ochracea DSM 7271 genomic window:
- a CDS encoding ribose-phosphate pyrophosphokinase, whose product MFSETTPNSKIFACSKSIELAEKIAQKYGTQLGEVKLSYYSDGEFQPSYEESIRGARVFLICSTFPNSDNLMELLLMIDAAKRASARHITAVMPYFGWARQDRKDKPRVPIGAKLVANLLQAAGATRIMTMDLHADQIQGFFERPVDHLFASSIFLPYLQGLHLDNLCIASPDMGGSKRAYAYSKFLKCDVVICYKQRKQANVIETMELIGEVEGKNVVLVDDMVDTAGTLVKAAQLMKDRGAISVRAVATHPILSGNAYERIENSALEELIVTDSIPLKQPSSKIKVLSCADLFADVMHRVHHNEPISSKFIM is encoded by the coding sequence ATGTTTAGTGAAACCACCCCTAATTCAAAAATCTTTGCTTGCTCTAAAAGCATAGAGCTGGCTGAGAAAATTGCGCAAAAATACGGTACTCAGCTCGGTGAAGTTAAACTTTCTTATTATAGTGATGGTGAATTTCAGCCCTCTTATGAAGAATCGATTAGAGGGGCACGCGTTTTCTTAATATGCTCTACTTTCCCTAATTCGGATAACTTGATGGAGCTTTTACTAATGATAGACGCTGCCAAACGCGCTTCGGCAAGGCACATCACAGCAGTAATGCCTTACTTTGGGTGGGCTCGCCAAGATAGGAAAGATAAACCCAGAGTGCCAATAGGGGCAAAATTGGTGGCTAATCTTTTGCAAGCGGCAGGTGCTACTCGTATTATGACGATGGACTTGCACGCTGACCAAATTCAAGGATTCTTTGAGCGCCCTGTAGACCATCTTTTTGCTTCAAGCATTTTCTTACCTTATTTACAGGGGTTGCACTTAGACAATTTGTGTATTGCTTCGCCCGATATGGGAGGCTCTAAAAGGGCTTATGCTTATTCTAAGTTCTTGAAATGTGATGTGGTGATTTGCTATAAACAGCGCAAACAAGCCAATGTGATTGAAACAATGGAGCTTATAGGTGAAGTAGAAGGTAAAAACGTAGTATTGGTAGACGATATGGTAGACACGGCAGGTACTTTGGTGAAAGCTGCCCAACTGATGAAGGACAGAGGAGCTATAAGTGTAAGAGCGGTGGCTACTCACCCTATACTGAGCGGGAACGCATATGAGCGCATAGAGAATTCGGCTTTAGAAGAGCTTATCGTGACTGATTCGATTCCACTAAAGCAGCCTTCGAGCAAAATAAAAGTACTGAGTTGTGCTGATCTTTTTGCTGATGTAATGCATCGCGTACACCACAACGAGCCTATCAGTTCTAAATTTATAATGTAG
- a CDS encoding C40 family peptidase has product MNMKILETPYGICHLSVVPVRLEPFEGAEMITQLLFGELLQVIDKEEHWSYVRLLFDNIEGWVANSQFTEISDKDYKKSLKKKEKYAHRWLTKLRLKTGDNLFLHIPKGATFSHNHLLQTSQSTQKIPHQGIIPTALEYLNVPFLTGGKTPFGIDAAGLVQMVFKLNGIHLPRTAKKQATCGVSLSFIEECQAGDLAFFDDEEGNIIHVGILLGDNRIIHSFGKVRIDRLDHIGIFNSELRNYTHQLRLLRRISTTEK; this is encoded by the coding sequence ATGAATATGAAGATATTAGAAACACCTTATGGAATATGCCATTTGAGCGTTGTTCCCGTACGTTTAGAGCCCTTTGAGGGGGCTGAGATGATTACGCAATTACTCTTCGGAGAGTTGTTGCAAGTAATTGATAAAGAAGAGCATTGGAGCTATGTGCGCTTGCTGTTCGACAATATTGAAGGCTGGGTAGCTAACAGTCAGTTTACGGAAATTTCGGATAAGGACTACAAAAAATCTCTAAAAAAGAAAGAAAAATACGCTCACCGATGGCTTACAAAACTCCGTTTGAAAACTGGAGACAACCTCTTTCTGCACATACCCAAAGGTGCTACCTTTTCTCACAATCATCTATTACAAACTTCACAATCTACCCAAAAAATACCTCATCAAGGCATTATCCCCACTGCTTTGGAATATTTAAACGTACCTTTCTTAACAGGAGGCAAAACTCCCTTTGGGATAGATGCCGCCGGACTGGTACAAATGGTTTTCAAACTCAACGGCATACACCTACCTCGTACGGCTAAAAAACAGGCTACTTGTGGTGTTTCTCTTAGTTTTATAGAAGAATGCCAAGCAGGTGATTTAGCTTTTTTTGACGACGAAGAAGGCAATATCATTCACGTGGGCATTCTCTTAGGCGACAACAGGATTATTCACTCTTTTGGCAAAGTGCGCATCGACCGGTTAGATCATATTGGTATTTTTAATAGTGAACTGCGCAATTACACTCACCAACTACGACTCTTGCGAAGAATCTCAACGACTGAAAAGTAG
- the dapB gene encoding 4-hydroxy-tetrahydrodipicolinate reductase has translation MKIALLGYGKMGKTIEQIAIAHGHEIVLKIDNAETSYDITIADVAIEFSTPSSAFANISNCLTHKVPVIAGTTGWLAQYNEAVALCQKHQTAFLYASNFSIGVNVFFALNKTLAKLMAKLKDYEVAIEEIHHTQKLDAPSGTAITLAESIIAETDKTGWHLNTATENEIPIVAKRIDSVPGTHIITYTSEVDTIEIKHTAHNRKGFALGAVMAAEWIVGKQGVFTMNDVLNLH, from the coding sequence ATGAAAATAGCTTTACTCGGATATGGCAAAATGGGTAAAACCATTGAACAAATAGCCATCGCTCACGGACACGAAATCGTGTTAAAAATAGATAATGCCGAAACTTCTTACGACATTACAATAGCCGATGTGGCTATAGAATTCAGCACCCCCAGCAGTGCCTTTGCTAATATTAGCAACTGTCTCACACACAAAGTACCCGTGATTGCAGGTACTACCGGTTGGTTAGCCCAATACAATGAGGCAGTAGCTTTGTGCCAAAAGCACCAAACCGCTTTTCTCTACGCCTCTAATTTCAGTATAGGGGTAAATGTATTCTTCGCACTGAACAAAACCTTAGCCAAACTGATGGCTAAACTCAAAGACTATGAGGTAGCTATCGAAGAAATTCACCACACTCAAAAGCTCGATGCCCCCAGCGGTACTGCGATTACTTTGGCAGAAAGTATTATCGCTGAAACTGATAAAACAGGTTGGCATTTAAACACAGCTACCGAGAACGAAATCCCTATCGTAGCCAAGCGTATAGATAGTGTCCCAGGCACTCATATCATCACCTATACCAGTGAGGTAGACACCATAGAAATTAAACATACCGCTCACAATCGCAAAGGCTTTGCTCTCGGTGCCGTTATGGCAGCCGAATGGATTGTAGGTAAGCAAGGAGTATTTACGATGAACGATGTACTCAACCTTCATTAA
- a CDS encoding class I SAM-dependent methyltransferase, with the protein MMTDISQKLKSDIKVEDLKQENGILCCMNDYFISGDNQRYMKMYDWMSFFYDFGEKWIGRLKYGHAIDHLRTELMSRLEWKNNISVLYVSIGTGADLHYLPQGIDLKTIDLVGVDISMGMLKKCKKKMQKKTNLTLVQCPAEDLPFADNTFDIVFHIGGINFFNDKTRAMSEMLRVAKAGSKLLIADETADFVETQYKKSVFSKSYFEDKTVDLNAIEQCIPISVTEKKTELFWDNKFYGITFRKSN; encoded by the coding sequence ATGATGACAGATATATCTCAAAAGCTAAAATCTGATATAAAAGTAGAAGATTTGAAACAAGAAAATGGTATTTTGTGCTGTATGAATGACTATTTCATTAGTGGAGATAACCAAAGGTATATGAAAATGTACGATTGGATGTCTTTTTTCTATGATTTTGGAGAGAAATGGATAGGAAGACTCAAGTATGGACACGCTATTGACCATCTACGTACCGAGTTGATGAGCCGTTTGGAATGGAAGAACAATATTTCGGTGCTTTATGTTTCCATAGGTACGGGGGCTGACTTGCATTACCTGCCACAAGGGATTGATTTGAAAACGATAGACCTTGTAGGAGTTGATATTTCGATGGGAATGCTCAAAAAGTGCAAGAAAAAAATGCAAAAGAAGACTAATTTAACGCTTGTACAATGCCCCGCTGAAGATCTTCCTTTTGCTGATAATACCTTTGATATTGTTTTTCACATTGGGGGCATTAACTTTTTTAACGACAAAACTCGTGCAATGAGTGAAATGCTTAGAGTGGCTAAAGCAGGAAGCAAATTGCTTATTGCAGATGAAACAGCCGACTTTGTGGAGACCCAATACAAGAAAAGTGTCTTCTCCAAATCTTATTTTGAAGACAAAACAGTCGATTTGAATGCCATAGAACAATGTATTCCTATTTCAGTAACTGAAAAGAAAACAGAGTTGTTTTGGGATAATAAATTTTATGGCATTACTTTTAGAAAAAGTAACTAA
- a CDS encoding RhsIA family immunity protein: MAAYKHAITLEAALKEVTEERFCKGHHYKDVALTDAMVEQIVQVKSLVNMGFINTDITDEALKYLATLPKLKLLFLENNKQLTGEGFKYFTSKPVAHISLDGCPVTDETLKIVLQVPRLKSISLRHTRITFEGLMAVAHYSRIKFYLDKFFTEEQIKTFEQAQRTAGKKKPTATNTDDFQVVKQLLLNFFSAMTQWEEFATKNDETEEDDLLIEEKCKTIFKKYCTDKRRIGYRPEWISFSMTKGGTYGNHQIIDSETLTKNKIYIYTQDELNFQYRFLIIRKDGIWKIDECQWRDGGWKKYGL; encoded by the coding sequence ATGGCAGCTTACAAACACGCTATTACCTTAGAAGCCGCTTTAAAAGAAGTAACCGAAGAACGCTTTTGCAAAGGACATCATTATAAAGATGTTGCCCTCACCGATGCGATGGTAGAGCAGATAGTACAAGTAAAATCCTTAGTAAATATGGGTTTTATCAATACTGATATTACCGATGAAGCCCTCAAATACTTGGCTACTTTGCCCAAACTAAAACTTCTTTTTTTAGAAAACAATAAGCAACTCACAGGCGAAGGTTTCAAATACTTTACCTCGAAACCTGTTGCCCACATTTCGTTGGACGGTTGCCCCGTAACCGATGAAACCTTGAAAATTGTTTTGCAAGTGCCTCGCTTGAAGTCTATTTCATTGCGCCATACCCGCATCACTTTCGAGGGGTTAATGGCTGTGGCGCATTATAGCAGAATAAAGTTCTATCTCGATAAGTTTTTCACCGAGGAACAAATAAAAACCTTTGAGCAAGCCCAACGCACGGCGGGAAAGAAGAAACCTACTGCTACCAATACTGATGATTTTCAAGTAGTTAAACAATTGCTCTTAAACTTTTTCTCGGCGATGACCCAGTGGGAAGAATTCGCTACAAAAAATGATGAAACAGAAGAGGATGACCTTTTGATAGAAGAAAAATGTAAAACGATTTTTAAAAAATATTGCACCGACAAACGCCGCATAGGCTATCGTCCTGAGTGGATTAGCTTTTCTATGACAAAAGGTGGGACCTATGGCAATCATCAAATTATAGATAGTGAGACTCTTACCAAGAATAAGATATATATTTACACCCAAGACGAGTTAAACTTTCAGTATCGCTTCCTGATTATCCGAAAAGACGGTATTTGGAAGATTGATGAGTGCCAATGGCGTGACGGAGGCTGGAAAAAATACGGATTATAA
- a CDS encoding DUF6850 family outer membrane beta-barrel protein, with translation MTHRPLNILFLFFLCEMIAWGQDTIDTLLLKLKEQQSVQRIYKAYFQNPAAMTEWGKYRFSSVQTTYEGSDKQAYAQQYPEGHTAFSVKASSYFPYDSTRTLWGDASYINRTLKHIRWNESLDGELLYPYFTADAIGGDLHSEQYAFTGGFAKQWQRLHWGISLNYQAELASRDKDPRPKDITSQLQLQSGFMWKVMQWKMGVYGTFVKYTQSNELRFFNELGGPTVYHLNGLGYYNHLLKGNKLRAFYEGYGYGGGMAISRADDFFLTGDYHQLTIEKYMTDDNGIVAVTLTNRVLNTELTKLFRRAHYHYGFKLGYYQQSKKGVEPILSGRNNNWTEVIAKNKNYTLKCEQYQLGALFGFDNAVQYRIMPYVSYETYREDYTLVRSFQHFDYMNVGMTISVVAPLGEKSIGVTGVQYRYRKVLHENYLLRNDRNETELSAMLLHNARFLASDRQRFEVSLQYHHKLSPSLSYFVGFNSEIGVFTSQKVNIFHQFSLGLTF, from the coding sequence TTGACACATCGTCCACTCAACATATTATTTTTATTTTTTCTCTGCGAGATGATTGCTTGGGGGCAAGATACTATTGATACTCTCCTGCTGAAACTGAAAGAGCAACAAAGTGTTCAACGCATTTATAAAGCTTACTTTCAGAATCCAGCAGCAATGACAGAGTGGGGGAAATATCGCTTTTCGTCGGTGCAAACGACTTACGAGGGAAGCGATAAGCAGGCGTATGCCCAGCAGTATCCCGAAGGTCATACTGCTTTCTCAGTAAAAGCGAGCTCTTATTTTCCTTATGACAGCACGCGTACGCTTTGGGGTGATGCCTCGTATATAAATCGAACCCTAAAGCACATTCGCTGGAACGAGTCGTTAGATGGTGAGTTGCTATATCCTTACTTCACTGCTGATGCCATAGGGGGAGATTTGCACAGCGAACAATACGCCTTTACGGGTGGTTTTGCCAAACAATGGCAACGCCTGCATTGGGGTATCTCTTTGAATTACCAAGCTGAATTAGCAAGTAGGGATAAAGACCCGCGTCCTAAGGATATTACTTCGCAATTGCAATTGCAATCGGGTTTTATGTGGAAGGTAATGCAGTGGAAGATGGGTGTTTATGGCACTTTTGTGAAATATACCCAATCAAACGAACTGAGGTTCTTTAACGAATTAGGGGGGCCTACGGTGTATCACCTCAATGGCTTGGGGTATTACAACCATTTGCTGAAAGGCAATAAACTGAGGGCTTTTTACGAAGGTTATGGTTATGGTGGAGGAATGGCTATCAGCAGAGCGGACGACTTTTTTCTCACAGGAGATTATCATCAACTGACGATTGAGAAGTATATGACTGATGACAATGGAATTGTTGCAGTAACCCTGACCAATAGGGTACTCAATACAGAACTTACCAAATTGTTCCGTCGTGCTCACTATCACTACGGATTCAAATTAGGATATTATCAGCAAAGTAAAAAGGGCGTAGAGCCTATCCTCTCGGGGCGCAATAACAATTGGACGGAGGTTATTGCGAAGAACAAAAACTATACCCTTAAATGTGAGCAATATCAGTTAGGTGCGCTTTTTGGGTTCGACAATGCTGTGCAGTATCGTATAATGCCTTATGTGAGTTATGAAACTTATCGTGAGGATTATACTTTGGTGAGGAGTTTTCAGCATTTTGATTATATGAATGTTGGAATGACGATAAGTGTTGTAGCACCCTTAGGGGAGAAGAGTATAGGGGTAACAGGCGTGCAGTATCGGTATCGGAAAGTATTACACGAGAATTATCTATTGCGCAATGACCGCAATGAAACTGAGCTCAGCGCAATGCTTTTGCACAATGCCCGCTTTCTTGCTTCAGATAGACAGCGTTTTGAGGTGAGTTTGCAATACCATCACAAACTTTCGCCTTCATTAAGCTATTTTGTAGGATTTAACAGTGAAATAGGAGTATTTACGAGTCAAAAAGTGAATATTTTTCATCAATTTAGTTTAGGGCTTACTTTCTGA
- a CDS encoding Cof-type HAD-IIB family hydrolase, translating into MYKIIFSDIDGTLLSGSRTLTQNTIHEVKQLKDKIPFILVSSRMPEQMYHIQKDLGIAGLPLIAYNGGLVLNGEKVLHSTTIPYSILEEVVALNEQEFNAEIHISFYYNDEWYVPANDEWAQREETITKVTPTVRPNREVLTQWKQAGHGAHKLMLMGEETLIERMFKLLNERYTEVMQIYRGRETYIELSDISISKLTGVKIVSNEIYHLPLSEAIAFGDNYNDLEMLKGVGCGVAVANARDEVKAVAKQITLHHSKDGVATFLKQLREQKVMNL; encoded by the coding sequence ATGTATAAAATTATCTTTTCTGATATCGATGGCACTCTATTAAGTGGTTCGCGAACCCTTACGCAGAACACCATTCACGAAGTAAAACAACTGAAAGACAAAATACCTTTCATTTTAGTATCTTCACGTATGCCTGAGCAAATGTATCACATACAAAAAGACTTAGGCATCGCAGGATTACCACTTATCGCTTATAATGGCGGATTAGTGCTCAATGGCGAAAAGGTGCTACACTCTACTACTATCCCCTACTCTATTCTCGAAGAAGTAGTCGCCCTCAACGAACAAGAGTTCAATGCTGAGATACACATTAGCTTTTATTATAACGACGAGTGGTATGTACCCGCTAACGATGAATGGGCACAACGTGAAGAAACAATTACCAAAGTAACTCCTACCGTGCGACCCAATCGCGAAGTTCTCACTCAGTGGAAGCAAGCAGGACACGGCGCTCACAAGCTAATGTTAATGGGAGAAGAAACTCTTATAGAGCGAATGTTCAAGCTACTAAACGAGAGATATACAGAGGTAATGCAAATCTATCGCGGGAGAGAAACTTATATAGAACTATCAGATATCAGTATTTCTAAACTCACAGGAGTGAAAATAGTATCAAACGAGATATATCATTTACCTTTGAGCGAAGCAATAGCTTTTGGCGATAACTATAACGATTTGGAGATGCTCAAAGGCGTAGGTTGTGGTGTAGCAGTTGCTAATGCTCGCGACGAAGTAAAAGCTGTAGCCAAACAAATAACACTTCACCACTCCAAAGATGGTGTGGCAACATTCTTAAAACAATTAAGAGAACAAAAAGTAATGAACCTTTAA
- a CDS encoding 50S ribosomal protein L25/general stress protein Ctc: MKSITIKGSQRESVGKAASKALRNAGQVPCVLYGGDNVLHFSAPELAFKNIVYTPNVYTAAIELNGKTYNAILQDIQFDPVSDKIIHIDFYQLHKDKEITIEVPIQIEGTSPGIMAGGTLRIVNRKLKVKALPDNLPDFVPVDISGLEMGNKLYVTKLAQDKYKIMHPDNTVVCQVRVSRAAMKAAQDAAKAEKAATKK; this comes from the coding sequence ATGAAATCAATTACAATCAAAGGATCTCAAAGAGAAAGCGTGGGCAAAGCTGCGAGCAAAGCCTTACGTAATGCTGGACAGGTTCCTTGCGTATTATACGGAGGAGACAATGTTCTGCATTTTTCAGCGCCTGAATTAGCATTCAAAAACATCGTGTACACTCCTAACGTATACACCGCTGCGATTGAATTGAATGGTAAAACCTATAACGCCATTCTGCAAGACATTCAGTTTGACCCTGTATCTGATAAAATTATCCACATCGATTTTTATCAGCTTCACAAAGACAAAGAAATCACTATTGAAGTGCCAATTCAAATTGAGGGGACTTCACCAGGTATTATGGCAGGGGGTACTTTGCGTATTGTGAACCGCAAACTAAAAGTAAAAGCTCTTCCTGACAATTTACCTGATTTTGTTCCTGTAGATATTTCGGGCTTAGAAATGGGTAACAAGCTATACGTTACTAAATTAGCACAAGATAAATACAAGATTATGCACCCAGATAATACTGTGGTTTGCCAGGTGAGAGTATCGCGTGCTGCAATGAAAGCCGCACAAGATGCTGCAAAAGCTGAAAAAGCTGCCACTAAGAAATAA